TGGAGGCCTGCAAAGAGCCTCTGAGAGTCACTGTGGTCTGTCTGGAGGAGAGGTTAGGCTGGAAAATGATGGAGAAGAGAGGATCTTGAACAAATCAGAAGACAAATGCATAATATTTTGATACATTACATCTGTAACTACTCACATCTCACCTGTCTTTTAGAAATGGGTGCTATTGTGAGTTTTCAGTAACATGTCCAACATTTCCACACCACTTCCTCTTACTatgatgtatgtatatatatatatataaattgcaGCAGCAGTTAGGATAAGCAAATGAGTAATGCTCTTCTTGTTCTGTGGCTTGCAGAATGAAACGTCTCCCTTCTGAGAGGCTACACGACGAGGTGGACAGAGAGCTGCTGAAGGAAAGGGAGGTTATTGAGGGAGTGGCTTCTCTTCTGCAGAGAGTAGTAGAGCAGATCACTGAGCAGATACGGTAAGAAAGATGGGCTCAGTATGAGTTGCCAAGGGGATCTCAAAAGTATGCAGACCTTTTGGATTTTCCTATCGTTTATTGTCTTGAAACCTGGAAAGAAAACCAAATCACTAGATATGGTTGCCAGTAAAGCAAAccaaaatatgttgttttgtgTTCCAGATTGGACCGATCTGCCAAGTACCAGCTGGAGCAGGATCTGAAGGAGAAATTTGAGGCGCAGTGCATCGACAACTCCTGTGCCTTATTGACAACCCATTCCATCAACAACCTGCAGATCACCAATACTGTTATGCCGAGGTGACCATGCTGTCTCCATAAAAACAGGGAAACAATGTAACGTCTGTGAAAAGGCAGTTTTTAAGACCTTTGAAAATTCAAAATTTCCCAATGATTGGATATTATTGCATTTTCTATACAGAATCTGGGAAGAAAAAAGACATCTTATTAGTTCCAGATCTTCATAAGGTTTTAAACTTCTCCCTCTCTCAGCTTGGCAGTGACTCCAAAGCAGTGGGAGAACATCTCAGATCTCATCATGGCCAAAGCGGAGCAGCAGAAGATAAACTCTTTGTCCCTACGGGCCCTGGTGGAGTCTCTCCTGGAGCAGACGGCTGCTGACATGCACAAGCAGGTCCAGGCCACAGCAGCAGCCTTTAAGCGCAACATTGATGAGATCAAGTCTGCCAAGAGCCAGATGGAGGATCAACTGGCCAAGGTAGGGCAGATGAGTATATGGTGTATATttggcagagagagaaacagagagtgaTGTGAAAGGATACGTCAGGCAGTGGGAGGTAGATGTTaaaagtgagagagaaaaaaattggTTTGATTAATCATGTCAGTATTACGTTTTTATAAGATTTGGATATTGGTTGGCCAGTGATGATCCTTTcaatcagtggtgtagtctaatgtattgtagtgggtatactgtatttttaagtgggtatatggaaatcctggagctttcttagtgggtatactgcgtatgcCTGCGTATCACATAGACTACACTGCTGCTTTCAAGGGAGATAGACAGGTGGGTAATAATGTGGTTGATTAATTGCATCGAAGTTTTGTGTCATAGTTTTCTATTAGGTGAAAATACTGGTTTACCCTGGTGTTATACCTCTATCCCCTATAGATTATGTCTGAGTTTGCCAGCCAGCAGAGGATCAGAGAGGATCTGCAAGTGGCCATCGCAGGGAGTGAACATGCTCTGAGTTTGGCCCAGGCGCGGCTGGCTTTGCGGCGCCAGAGGCCTGGCAAAGAGCAGTGCTACGATCCAGCACAGTCCCAGCTCTTTGCCGAGGTCCAGCAGCTCACCGCTCACATCAACAAGTACGTTGAAATACAGtgaaatacatacagtaaaaagTTTAATGATGCCAGTGTGGAGAAATATATGCTAGTTTACAAAGGCTTTAACCAAGAAATCTAGAAATAAATACAACACATGGGAAGAACTCAAACATTATGATAATGCAAATGggaattttaaaatgtcaaaatgtaatGAGTGTAAGAAAGCATGTATAACAGCATAATGAAGGTTTTCTAATAAGAGTAGCGgtagaaaaagaaaactttattattattatttcgaAATGCACAAAAGTATACCATGTTAATGGTTTCGATGAATTGCATAGATGCCATGACTGATTTAAAATTGATACAACTGATTTGTTCCTGTTTTATAACATGGTTCTTCCCATATTGGCTGATGTATTGTTTAGAGATATAATCATTTAGAACAAGTCATTATGTGGCATCTCTTTATCTCCGCACTCTCAGTCTGTGTGAGGCAGCGGCCAAgtcagaggaggagcagagggcTCTGGATCGCTGCCAGCTGGAGTTGCAGGAAAACATTGAGATGAAGGCCAGCTCTCTCTACATTGACGAGGTCATCTGCGCCCAGCACAAGGAGCCTATTATCATACATAACTTCTGAGGCAGTCAGCAACAGGAAAGGTAGAAAGGTCTACTGTACATAGACCTAGAAAAGTACATATACCTTAATATAAAGGTCACTTCAAATGATATTTGTGAATCTAT
The Sander lucioperca isolate FBNREF2018 chromosome 14, SLUC_FBN_1.2, whole genome shotgun sequence genome window above contains:
- the tekt1 gene encoding tektin-1; amino-acid sequence: MMSGLDRNSQQGVGPRLVSIDVMRNHSELFRAECKRLMLETDKACKRMQNDDNKQLDQRVRDIQFLKKELELKLEEIIVEIDVLIALQSRVGKALEACKEPLRVTVVCLEERMKRLPSERLHDEVDRELLKEREVIEGVASLLQRVVEQITEQIRLDRSAKYQLEQDLKEKFEAQCIDNSCALLTTHSINNLQITNTVMPSLAVTPKQWENISDLIMAKAEQQKINSLSLRALVESLLEQTAADMHKQVQATAAAFKRNIDEIKSAKSQMEDQLAKIMSEFASQQRIREDLQVAIAGSEHALSLAQARLALRRQRPGKEQCYDPAQSQLFAEVQQLTAHINNLCEAAAKSEEEQRALDRCQLELQENIEMKASSLYIDEVICAQHKEPIIIHNF